In Streptomyces liangshanensis, the DNA window TGACGTAGTCGGACTCCAGCAGCGCCGGCACCGGGACCCCGGCGGTCCCGGCGTGCTGGAGGGTGCGGCGCAGCAGGTACGCGGCGCGGTGGGGGCCGGCATGCTCGGTGACGGCGTCCAGGGAGGCCGCCCATTCGGCGGTCTCCTCGGTGTCACGGTCCGGGAGCTGGTCGAGCTCGCTCGGGAACTTGCCTACGGGGTCGGTCATGGTCGCCGCCTTCCGGACAGGAGGGGGGTGGAGAAAGGCCTTGTCTGGCAGGACAGGGCGAAGGACTGGGTGCAGTCCATGCGTTCGACTGTAATTCGCTGATCGATGATCGATCAAAGGGGTACGGGGTAAAACTTCACGTTCTGAAGAAAGTGGCATCCCGTGCCGTACGCAAGGGCACCCAGTGACGCTCGGTAAGTCATGCCAAAGAGGGGCGAATCAGGCGCGGGGCGCGCATCCGAGCACATGCACCTTCACCAGAGCGCCGATGGTCGGATCCCGCCGCCGGAACGCCTCGACCAGATCCTGGTGCTCCTCCGCGTACGACTTCTGTACGGTGCCGAGCCAGCGGATCGACAGCGCGGTGAACACCTCGATCCCCAGCCCCTCCCAGGTGTGCAGCAGGACCGCGTTCCCGGCGGCCCGCACCAGCTCCCGGTGGAACGCCACGGTGTGCCGCACCTGCGCCGTCCCGTCGGCCGTGCGGTCCGCGTCGTAGAGCGCCGTCACGTGCGGCTCCAGCGCCGAGCAGTCCCGCGCCAGCCGCTCGGCCGCCAGCTCCGCCGCGATCTGCTCCAGGCCGGCCCGGACGGGGTAGCTCTCCTCCAGGTCGGCCGCGGTCAGGTTCCGTACCCGCACGCCCTTGTTCGGCGCCGACTCGATCAGCCGCAGGCTCTCCAGCTCCCGCAGCGCCTCCCGCACCGGCGTCTGGCTCACCTGGAGCTCGGTGGCGATCCGCCGCTCGACGATGCGCTCGCCCGGCTTCCAGCGGCCGCTGACGATCCCCTCCACGATGTGCTCGCGGATCTGCTCGCGCAGCGAGTGGACGACGGGCGGAATCATCAGGGCGCTCCTCGGGGCGGGGCCGATGGGTAGACGATACGGCGACGCCCCCGCCCGGAGTGATCCGGACAGGGGCGCCGTCGCCGTACGGGGGTGTCACCTACAGCCTCACAGGCCGAGTTCGACCTCGAACTCACCGGCTTCGAGGATCGCCTTGACCGCCGTCAGGTAACGGGCCGCGTCGGCGCCGTCCACCAGGCGGTGGTCGTAGGAGAGCGCGACGTACGTCATGTCGCGCACCGCGATGGTCTCGCCGAGGTCCGGGTGGTCGATGACCACCGGACGACGGACGGTGGCACCGATGCCGAGGATCGCGGCCTGGTTCGGGGGCACGATGATCGTGTCGAACAGCGCGCCGCGCGAACCGGTGTTGCTGATGGTGAAGGTGCCGCTGGCCAGGTCGTCCGGCGTGATCTTGCTGGCGCGGACCGCCGCCGCAAGCTCCGCGGTCTTCTTGGAGATGCCGGCGATGTTCAGGTCGCCCGCGCCCTTGATGACCGGGGTCATCAGACCGCGCTCGGAGTCCACCGCGATACCGATGTTCTCGGTGTCGAAGTAGGTGATCGTGCCTTCGCCCTCGTTGATCCGGGCGTTGATGACCGGGTGGGCCTTCAGCGCCTGGGCCGCGGCCTTGACGAAGAACGGCATCGGCGAGAGCTTGACGCCCTCACGGGCCGCGAACGACTCCTTCGCCTGGTTGCGCAGACGCATCAGCTTGGTGATGTCCACCTCGACCACGGAGGTCAGCTGCGCCTGCTCGTGCAGGGCCTTCATCATGTTGTCGCCGATGACCTTGCGCATCCGGGTCATCTTGACGGTCTGGCCGCGCAGCGGCGACGCCTCCAGCTTCGGCGCCTTCGACGCGGCGGCCGGGGCCTTCGCGGCGGGGGCGGCGGCCGCGGCCTTCGCGGCGG includes these proteins:
- a CDS encoding GntR family transcriptional regulator is translated as MIPPVVHSLREQIREHIVEGIVSGRWKPGERIVERRIATELQVSQTPVREALRELESLRLIESAPNKGVRVRNLTAADLEESYPVRAGLEQIAAELAAERLARDCSALEPHVTALYDADRTADGTAQVRHTVAFHRELVRAAGNAVLLHTWEGLGIEVFTALSIRWLGTVQKSYAEEHQDLVEAFRRRDPTIGALVKVHVLGCAPRA